Part of the Deltaproteobacteria bacterium genome is shown below.
TAGGCGGCGATGAAGACGAAGATTATATTATAGTATTGGCGGATGGCACTATTGGCATGATTGACGAATTTGGGGTGATCTACCTTGGTGCTAAATTGTTACACGATTTTGGCGATAAACTTGATGTAATCGTTGGTGTATTAGCGCACGAAATAGGGCATCGGCCAAAGCGTTGGCAAGATTACATCAGCGATCAAGAATTAAGCCAAGAACAGATTGAAGAATTATGTCGTCACGAAGAAACGCGTGCTGATATTTTTGCTGGCAAAGCTTTGGCTGAATTAGGATTATCTTGCGAACCACTAATTGAATTTTTGCAAAATATTGAAGATAAACCGCACCCAGAATATTTTGAAGCTAAAGTGCGGGGCGAAGTAATTCGTGAAGCTTTTTCAAATCGTTCATGTCGAGTTGAAAATCGTCGTAAAACCTTCCCAGAATTCGACCGTATGACTTCACCTAAGGGTCATTTGGGTGAGGTGTAACTTTGTGTTTAATTAAGATATGCCATTACGGCGTTGGTCTTCAGCCGCATTTTCTTGAGCATTAGTATTGTTATCTGCTGGCGCGGCATTGCCTTGCATTTGAATGCCCGCTGCCGTTGAACCGCTGCTTGCGTTAACCCCACCAACACCTGATGCTGCGTCTTTATTTTGATCTTGTTGATTCAACTCTGCAGCAGTGGGTTCATTATTAGTTGGACGAAAAGCATTAGTATAAGCCCAATCAGCGGCATCGGCAGCTTCTTTGGCAGCGCGGTCTAGGTCTTTTTCAAAAGACCAGTTTGTCGGATCTGCGCCGCAGTCATTCGTCCATTTATTTGAGTTGGCTGCATTATCCAAAGCTTTTATGGCATCGTCATTTTGTTGGGTATTAGCTTCTTGTGTTGCATTAGCAGCCTGCATTTGCGAGTGCGCTTGATACATACGCTCTAGCTGATGTGCAACTTCGTCTTGTTTTTCTTCGCTTTTTTTGACCTGATCAGCACCGGTTACTGCTGCGCTTGCAATGCTGTCATCGTTAGTTATTTGGCTGTTATTATTGTTTGGTTGCTGCAATGCAGAGGCAGCAACTTGTGCTGAAAAATCACCGACTGAATTGATATTACTCATAAATATTCTCCAAAGGTATTTATAACCTAAGCTTTCGCCGGGCCCGAAGGTGGCGCTAAATTTCTAAGTGACATTACCCGACCGCCAGTTGGTTGAGAGCTATTTGTGGTTGATTGAGGATTAGCTAATGAACGAATTGCATTATTATTTGCTTGGTCATTACCAACTTGTTTGGCAGTTTCACTTTTTTTATCTGCTACGTACTGCTTAGCCATTATTACTGCTTTATTTAATAATTCTTGTTTTTCAAGAAAAGGTCTGAATGGGCCACCTGCTAAAATGACTGCTAATAATTGTGGAGTAGATTGTGGATTTTCATCGACAATTTTTTGTATAGAATTAAATAGCATTTCGTAATTTTTTTCAGTCGACACATGTATCTCCATCTAAGATATACCTACCCACAACACTATCTGTTGGGCTGCTATAAAAGCATAATGATACTGTCGCCAAGCGAGGATAGCAATTTGCAAAAATCAAAGTTTGATAAAAAACCGCACAAATCACTACTTGCGCATGTAATTTGCGCTGACGCATGCCTAGAGAGCGCCTATGTAGAAGTTTTACAAGGCAAAAAGGCCGATTTATTACTTACCGATCCCCCATATTGCCTGCTAACCCGTAGACGTAAACATGGAGATTTACGTGACCCTAAAGGGCGAAAAATAGACCGCGCACCTGTAGTACGTTTTGACACGGTGCGTGATTACACGAAATTTACTAAGACTTGGCTACCTTTAGCAGTTAAATATATTAAAACAACATCACCACTTGTGATTTGGACAAATTTTTTAGGTCGCGCTGTGATTATAAAGGTTGCAAGTGAACTTGGCTATAATCACTTGTGGGGAGAATTTATTTGGGCCAAACGTACTACAAAAAATACTGGCAGCGAACAACTGTTACGTGTTTATGAAACCGCGTTAGTTTTAGGTTGTCAACCATCAGTATCACTAAGCCCAACTGATCATGCACAAGCTTGGGCGGTAGTAGCTGGTTACGATGACGATGGTGAAGCAACGCTTTATGGTAATCATCCACATCATAAACCATTTAGTGTGCTCGAACCTTTATTGCGAAATTATTCTCAACCAGGTGATTTGATCCTTGACCCATTTGCAGGCAGCGGTTCGATTGCGGCTTCTGCATGTAGATTAAATCGTTACGCAGCCACAATCGAGTTAGAGAACGAGTGGGTAGATAAGGTAAAATTACGTCTGCGATAGCAACACTGTAGCTTGTATTTATCGTTTTAATCGGGGTCCCGAAGGTTCGTGGTAGCCGCTTACGCTTATGCCATTATTACAGATAATTTTAATATGGGTACGCTCGGTTCGATTTACCGTTATATTAGCAGTTTGCTGTAAATGAGGCATTGCTGTAGCCGACAAACAAAAGAATGCTGCCATTTCTTCATCTGCAACATGACCTCGATGTTTACGTCGGTCAAGACCGCCAAAACGATAGGAATTATAGCGACTCCAAGAAAATAAACTTAAAGTTATGGTTAATCCTAAAGCACCTAACAAAGCGAAGTATGCTAAATTGTTAAATCCTTCAAGTTCTACCATATGCAAATAGGCTAAATCCCATCCTACATACCAAAGACCAATTGCTAATAGTGGTCGTAGTGCTACTAACCAAACAATAGTTGCAAGAATAGTTAATAGGCGTTCAGTTGAACGACGTAAGTGCGAAAGTTTATATGGAACATCAATAATTAGCCCATCAGTTTCTTTCATCATCAGAAACTTACCTCCCAAAGCCGCGATCAGGGCTTGTCCATACCGCACTCTTTTGGCGATTTTTAAACAGGGCTTTAGGAAAAGCAGCGATGGTTACAAAACAATTAATCACCCAGTAAATAGCGGGATACCACAAAAGCCAAATTGATAACTTGCTAAGGTGTTTATCATAACGACGATCAATACCAATACCAACGGTTAATTGTACTAAGCAAACTGTGGCAATAATTATTCCGGTCCAGCCTGGGATCATTGTACGAACAATTATAGACTGAGGTAGGTTAATAAAGAAACCGGCTAGCCATAATAATAGAGTAACTAAAAAACTATAACACCAACATAAACTTAATACATATTCAGTATAGATAGGCCAAATGCGACGGTTGTGCCAACGAAACATGTCTTTGCCGTATTTTAACAATACTTCTATGCCGCCTTGAGCCCAACGTAACCTTTGACGCCATAGTCCACGTAGCATTTCAGGCATGAGGATCCAGCATAATGCTCTTGGCTCATAACGAATATCCCATTTGGCAAGCTGTAATTTCCAAGATATATCGATATCTTCAGTTACCATATTGTTTGACCAAAAACCGACATCTAATAAGGCACGTTTGCGAAAGGCAACAACTACACCTGAAACCGTAAAAACTTTTCCGATAACCCGTTGAGCGCGTTTTATCATACCTATGATAGAAGAGAATTCGGCAACTTGGATTTTAGCAATTATGGTGGTGCGATTGCGTACTCGCGGATTTCCGGTGACTGCCCCAACACGTGGGCCTGCAAAATGAGAAAGCAACCATGGTAGTGCTTGGGGATCTAAGAGAGCATCCGCGTCAATACATACAAGATATTCACCGCGACTAGCTATGGCAGCCATTGTTAAACCAACGGCTTTACCTTGATTGGTTGCTAGAGTAACAACACGCAAGCGTGGATATTGTTGTTGTAATATGGTTAATAATACAGCGGTGCGATCTGTACTAGCATCATTAATGGCGATGACTTCATAATTTGGGTATTCTTGTTGCATTGCCGCATTGATAGTTTCATTTATTGAGGCTTCTTCATTGTGACAAGGTATCAAAATTGAAACTAAGGGATTGCCTTCTATTTTTGGGGGCTTTTTTTGTCGGTCCATGCGAAAAATAATAAAAATACAGGCACCAGCAATCCAAACGAATGACATTAATAAAGGATAAAAGAAAACAAAATTAAATAACCATTCCATGTTTTCACCAACGATTTAGCATGGCATCTTGATATTGCCGGTGTGTTTTAATAGGTTAAAGTTTTTTAGGCTACGCATGGTTTATCTTTGATTTCGTTTGAATGGAAACGTTTCAGTGCTCATATATTCATGTATTGCGTGTTGGTTCGGGCAATCATCAAATACATTATCAGGGTAATAGGCAATATTGTGCGCTCCAGCCGAAATCAATGTTTGCATCCATTTACGTATTGTATTTTTGTTAATACATTTATCATTATGCCAATCAACGGTTTGTAGCTTAAATACAGTTTTGTCTATGCCGTCTTTAGTGTTCTGCGCAATTTGTACTAGTTGTCGGATCCATTTGTTTGGCTT
Proteins encoded:
- a CDS encoding site-specific DNA-methyltransferase — protein: MILSPSEDSNLQKSKFDKKPHKSLLAHVICADACLESAYVEVLQGKKADLLLTDPPYCLLTRRRKHGDLRDPKGRKIDRAPVVRFDTVRDYTKFTKTWLPLAVKYIKTTSPLVIWTNFLGRAVIIKVASELGYNHLWGEFIWAKRTTKNTGSEQLLRVYETALVLGCQPSVSLSPTDHAQAWAVVAGYDDDGEATLYGNHPHHKPFSVLEPLLRNYSQPGDLILDPFAGSGSIAASACRLNRYAATIELENEWVDKVKLRLR
- the pgaC gene encoding poly-beta-1,6 N-acetyl-D-glucosamine synthase, whose product is MEWLFNFVFFYPLLMSFVWIAGACIFIIFRMDRQKKPPKIEGNPLVSILIPCHNEEASINETINAAMQQEYPNYEVIAINDASTDRTAVLLTILQQQYPRLRVVTLATNQGKAVGLTMAAIASRGEYLVCIDADALLDPQALPWLLSHFAGPRVGAVTGNPRVRNRTTIIAKIQVAEFSSIIGMIKRAQRVIGKVFTVSGVVVAFRKRALLDVGFWSNNMVTEDIDISWKLQLAKWDIRYEPRALCWILMPEMLRGLWRQRLRWAQGGIEVLLKYGKDMFRWHNRRIWPIYTEYVLSLCWCYSFLVTLLLWLAGFFINLPQSIIVRTMIPGWTGIIIATVCLVQLTVGIGIDRRYDKHLSKLSIWLLWYPAIYWVINCFVTIAAFPKALFKNRQKSAVWTSPDRGFGR
- the pgaD gene encoding poly-beta-1,6-N-acetyl-D-glucosamine biosynthesis protein PgaD, whose amino-acid sequence is MMKETDGLIIDVPYKLSHLRRSTERLLTILATIVWLVALRPLLAIGLWYVGWDLAYLHMVELEGFNNLAYFALLGALGLTITLSLFSWSRYNSYRFGGLDRRKHRGHVADEEMAAFFCLSATAMPHLQQTANITVNRTERTHIKIICNNGISVSGYHEPSGPRLKR